A stretch of the Malus sylvestris chromosome 10, drMalSylv7.2, whole genome shotgun sequence genome encodes the following:
- the LOC126584997 gene encoding thaumatin-like protein 1b isoform X2 yields MDRPQLSASLLTLLALSFFSEVNSASFKLLNKCRYQVWPGILSGANSAPLSPTGFALKPGKSRTLSVPKSWSGRIWARTLCTEYSPGNFSCVTADCGSGKIECAGGGAKPPATLAEFTLNGADGLDFYDVSLVDGYNLPMLVVPRGGTRGGCSPTGCLVDLNGKCPRALRVREGGWGSVACRSACEAFGDPQFCCSEGYATPDTCQPSAYSLFFKHACPRSYSYAYDDKTSTYTCASADYVIIFCPLPYTRFCSFACISSWSCNLLHYTWV; encoded by the exons ATGGATCGTCCTCAACTCTCTGCCTCTCTCCTCACACTTCTCgcactctctttcttctcag AAGTGAACTCAGCTTCTTTCAAGCTACTCAACAAGTGCCGCTACCAAGTATGGCCCGGAATACTTTCCGGCGCCAATTCGGCGCCTCTCTCCCCCACTGGCTTCGCGCTCAAGCCCGGCAAGTCCCGGACCCTCTCCGTACCCAAATCTTGGTCGGGTCGGATCTGGGCTCGGACTCTGTGCACCGAATACTCGCCCGGTAACTTCTCCTGCGTCACAGCCGACTGCGGCTCGGGAAAAATCGAGTGTGCCGGAGGCGGCGCGAAACCGCCGGCTACGTTGGCCGAGTTCACGCTCAACGGCGCCGACGGGTTGGATTTTTATGACGTCAGCTTGGTGGACGGGTACAACCTGCCGATGCTGGTGGTGCCGCGTGGAGGAACAAGAGGGGGGTGCAGCCCGACTGGGTGCCTTGTGGACTTGAACGGCAAGTGCCCCAGGGCGCTGAGGGTGCGTGAGGGAGGATGGGGGAGCGTGGCGTGTAGGAGCGCGTGCGAGGCGTTTGGGGATCCACAGTTTTGTTGTAGCGAGGGGTACGCTACGCCCGACACATGTCAACCGTCGGCGTACTCGCTGTTTTTCAAGCATGCTTGCCCACGCTCGTATAGCTACGCGTATGACGACAAGACTAGCACTTACACGTGCGCCTCCGCCGACTACGTCATCATATTCTGCCCCTTGCCTTATACGAG GTTTTGTTCGTTTGCTTGTATTTCCTCTTGGAGCTGCAACTTACTGCATTATACTTGGG TCTAA
- the LOC126584997 gene encoding thaumatin-like protein 1b isoform X1, translating into MDRPQLSASLLTLLALSFFSEVNSASFKLLNKCRYQVWPGILSGANSAPLSPTGFALKPGKSRTLSVPKSWSGRIWARTLCTEYSPGNFSCVTADCGSGKIECAGGGAKPPATLAEFTLNGADGLDFYDVSLVDGYNLPMLVVPRGGTRGGCSPTGCLVDLNGKCPRALRVREGGWGSVACRSACEAFGDPQFCCSEGYATPDTCQPSAYSLFFKHACPRSYSYAYDDKTSTYTCASADYVIIFCPLPYTSLKVLGARKDGAALPLVNKTMMYF; encoded by the exons ATGGATCGTCCTCAACTCTCTGCCTCTCTCCTCACACTTCTCgcactctctttcttctcag AAGTGAACTCAGCTTCTTTCAAGCTACTCAACAAGTGCCGCTACCAAGTATGGCCCGGAATACTTTCCGGCGCCAATTCGGCGCCTCTCTCCCCCACTGGCTTCGCGCTCAAGCCCGGCAAGTCCCGGACCCTCTCCGTACCCAAATCTTGGTCGGGTCGGATCTGGGCTCGGACTCTGTGCACCGAATACTCGCCCGGTAACTTCTCCTGCGTCACAGCCGACTGCGGCTCGGGAAAAATCGAGTGTGCCGGAGGCGGCGCGAAACCGCCGGCTACGTTGGCCGAGTTCACGCTCAACGGCGCCGACGGGTTGGATTTTTATGACGTCAGCTTGGTGGACGGGTACAACCTGCCGATGCTGGTGGTGCCGCGTGGAGGAACAAGAGGGGGGTGCAGCCCGACTGGGTGCCTTGTGGACTTGAACGGCAAGTGCCCCAGGGCGCTGAGGGTGCGTGAGGGAGGATGGGGGAGCGTGGCGTGTAGGAGCGCGTGCGAGGCGTTTGGGGATCCACAGTTTTGTTGTAGCGAGGGGTACGCTACGCCCGACACATGTCAACCGTCGGCGTACTCGCTGTTTTTCAAGCATGCTTGCCCACGCTCGTATAGCTACGCGTATGACGACAAGACTAGCACTTACACGTGCGCCTCCGCCGACTACGTCATCATATTCTGCCCCTTGCCTTATACGAG TCTAAAGGTGTTGGGAGCTCGAAAAGATGGGGCAGCGCTACCACTGGTTAACAAGACCATGATGTACTTCTAA